A window of the Brassica napus cultivar Da-Ae chromosome A2, Da-Ae, whole genome shotgun sequence genome harbors these coding sequences:
- the LOC125581428 gene encoding uncharacterized protein LOC125581428, which translates to MKRRNVNEDQPESSLLSSMKGMQESRETCEICGSVGIAGLMMVCFKCRDTREHTYCAKVLFVPYVPHIWICEACRSSSRILLIPGVAEDQMDSETGVLDHTSDPKITHSSRVDDHDTAMLRTNGMEEVVDCGKALQPHTSPLAKVTSSVLNDSSQDNEQHQPKKRKTFQLMGIQITL; encoded by the exons atgaaaagaagaaaCGTAAACGAAGATCAACCTGAGAGTTCGCTTCTTTCCTCAATGAAAGGGATGCAAGAATCGAGA GAGACGTGTGAGATATGTGGAAGTGTGGGCATTGCGGGTTTGATGATGGTATGCTTCAAGTGCAGAGATACTCGCGAGCATAC tTATTGCGCAAAGGTGTTGTTTGTACCATATGTCCCTCACATTTGGATATGTGAAGCGTGCCGTTCATCATCTCGCATATTGCTCATACCTGGTGTTGCTGAGGATCAAATGGATTCAGAAACCGGTGTTCTTGATCATACCTCAGATCCAAAGATCACTCACAGTTCCAGAGTAGATGATCATGACACTGCCATGTTAAGAACTAATGGTATGGAAGAAGTTGTAGATTGCGGAAAGGCTTTGCAGCCACATACAAGTCCACTAG CTAAAGTAACTTCCTCGGTACTCAATGACTCATCTCAAGACAACGAGCAGCATCAACCAAAAAAACGCAAGACGTTTCAGTTGATGGGCATACAGATCACTCTCTGA
- the LOC125585146 gene encoding uncharacterized protein LOC125585146, whose translation MVYKRKVKEYKRSGSSSSSSREESVTNYEEKEPCDRCGSNANEDWMLTCFNCKVAGMHIYCGKEHFKTVPDKWICEKCRTSIRVLFIKRGFAKGPNDTGNSIRLNRAYNTGRALEASILVMKTPRLNQKEKDSKSNQQPDSNTPSDSERDV comes from the exons ATGGTGTACAAAAGAAAAGTAAAGGAGTACAAAAGAAGCggttcgtcttcttcttcttctagagaGGAAAGCGTTACCAACTATGAG GAGAAGGAGCCCTGTGACAGGTGCGGAAGTAATGCAAATGAAGATTGGATGCTGACTTGCTTCAACTGCAAAGTCGCAGGAATGCATAT TTATTGCGGAAAGGAGCATTTTAAAACTGTACCTGACAAGTGGATATGTGAAAAGTGCCGTACCTCAATTCGTGTACTCTTCATTAAGCGTGGGTTTGCTAAAGGTCCTAATGACACTGGTAACTCGATTCGTCTTAATCGTGCGTATAACACTGGAAGAGCACTGGAAGCGAGCATTCTGGTAATGAAGACTCCGCGattaaaccaaaaagaaaaagactcaAAGAGTAATCAACAGCCAGACTCAAACACGCCCTCTGATTCAGAGAGAGATGTGTAG